From Streptomyces sp. TLI_105, the proteins below share one genomic window:
- a CDS encoding DUF3073 domain-containing protein — MGRGRAKAKQTKVARQLKYSSGGTDLTRLANELGASTSSQPPNGEPFEDDDEEDDPYAQYADLYNTDDEDEDEESGPSTSPRRA; from the coding sequence ATGGGGCGCGGCCGGGCAAAGGCCAAGCAGACCAAGGTCGCCCGCCAGCTGAAGTACAGCAGCGGCGGGACAGACCTGACGCGTCTGGCCAATGAGCTGGGCGCTTCGACTTCGAGTCAGCCGCCGAATGGCGAGCCGTTCGAGGACGACGACGAGGAAGACGACCCGTACGCCCAGTACGCGGATCTCTACAACACGGACGACGAGGACGAGGACGAGGAGTCCGGTCCGAGCACGTCCCCGCGTCGCGCTTGA
- the purQ gene encoding phosphoribosylformylglycinamidine synthase subunit PurQ codes for MTARIGVVTFPGTLDDQDALRAARLAGAEPVSLWHRDKDLKQVDAVVLAGGFSYGDYLRAGAISRFSPVMETIIEQAKAGMPVLGICNGFQILTEAHLLPGAMLRNNHLHFICRDQKLRVENAETAWTSDYTRGQEIEVPLKNMDGRYVADERTLDELEAEGRVAFRYLDVNPNGSLRDIAGITNAAGNVVGLMPHPEHAVEPLVGTGKTDGLGFFTSILKKLVNA; via the coding sequence GTGACCGCACGCATCGGCGTCGTCACGTTCCCCGGAACGCTCGACGACCAGGACGCGCTGCGTGCCGCCCGCCTCGCGGGCGCCGAGCCCGTATCGCTCTGGCACCGCGACAAGGACCTCAAGCAGGTCGACGCCGTGGTCCTGGCCGGCGGCTTCTCCTACGGCGACTACCTGCGGGCCGGAGCCATCTCCCGCTTCTCGCCGGTGATGGAGACGATCATCGAGCAGGCGAAGGCGGGCATGCCCGTCCTCGGCATCTGCAACGGCTTCCAGATCCTCACCGAGGCCCATCTGCTGCCGGGCGCGATGCTGCGCAACAACCACCTCCACTTCATCTGCCGCGACCAGAAGCTCCGGGTGGAGAACGCGGAGACCGCCTGGACCTCGGACTACACCCGGGGCCAGGAGATCGAGGTCCCGCTCAAGAACATGGACGGCCGTTACGTCGCCGACGAGCGCACGCTCGACGAGCTGGAGGCCGAGGGGCGGGTCGCCTTCCGCTACCTGGACGTGAACCCCAACGGCTCGCTGCGTGACATCGCGGGCATCACCAACGCCGCGGGCAACGTGGTCGGCCTCATGCCGCACCCGGAGCACGCCGTCGAGCCGCTGGTCGGCACCGGCAAGACGGACGGCCTCGGTTTCTTCACCTCGATCCTCAAGAAGCTGGTCAACGCCTGA
- a CDS encoding Lsr2 family protein, with protein MAQRVVVTLSDDIDGGEAAETVAFGLDGKMYEIDLNAANAKKLRKALAPYLAAGRKLPARGAAGRSAPAASYTHTALAPDPAAVRAWAQSNKMDVPARGRIPKRVYEAFRAAS; from the coding sequence GTGGCTCAGCGTGTGGTGGTCACTCTCTCCGACGACATCGACGGCGGAGAAGCGGCTGAAACGGTCGCGTTCGGCCTGGACGGGAAGATGTACGAGATCGACCTGAATGCTGCCAATGCAAAGAAACTCCGCAAGGCCCTCGCGCCCTACCTCGCCGCCGGCCGCAAGCTGCCGGCCCGTGGGGCGGCCGGCCGGAGCGCCCCGGCCGCCTCGTACACCCACACCGCCCTCGCCCCCGACCCGGCGGCGGTCCGCGCCTGGGCCCAGTCCAACAAGATGGACGTCCCGGCCCGCGGACGGATCCCGAAGCGCGTCTACGAGGCCTTCCGCGCGGCGAGCTGA
- a CDS encoding META domain-containing protein yields the protein MSKPRALVVLVPLLLLTACGTEGGAGSGAGAGEPDLPVAGTHWTVDAVTVDGVRSVAPGGAHVDFEKDGDAGGNGGCNTFGARVQVRGDTLTVGPTEVTGMACSGDRGRFETEFLKVFSGALKGTTKGDGLRLASADGRNSVELTAEEEVPLRGTTWKVDGLVSGGTASSLPAGSGTKARIVLGADGRATGNLGCNNFSAAVRVDEKARTLTVEGPAATTRMICTPPQMTLETRLYELLDGPLTYRLNHRTLTLTDASGEGFTATATAR from the coding sequence ATGTCGAAGCCACGCGCACTCGTCGTCCTGGTCCCCCTCCTTCTGCTCACCGCCTGCGGTACGGAAGGAGGGGCGGGGAGCGGCGCGGGCGCGGGAGAGCCCGACCTGCCGGTCGCCGGCACGCACTGGACGGTCGACGCCGTCACGGTCGACGGCGTCAGGTCCGTCGCGCCCGGCGGCGCGCACGTCGACTTCGAGAAGGACGGCGACGCCGGGGGGAACGGCGGCTGCAACACCTTCGGCGCCCGTGTCCAGGTCCGGGGCGACACCCTCACCGTCGGCCCGACCGAGGTGACCGGCATGGCCTGCTCCGGCGACCGGGGGCGCTTCGAGACGGAGTTCCTCAAGGTCTTCTCGGGCGCGCTGAAGGGGACGACGAAGGGCGACGGCCTGCGGCTCGCCTCCGCCGACGGGCGCAACAGCGTGGAGCTGACGGCCGAGGAGGAGGTCCCGCTGCGGGGCACCACCTGGAAGGTCGACGGGCTGGTCTCGGGCGGCACGGCGTCCTCCCTGCCCGCCGGCAGCGGGACCAAGGCGCGGATCGTCCTCGGCGCCGACGGCCGGGCCACCGGAAACCTGGGCTGCAACAATTTCTCCGCGGCCGTCCGCGTCGACGAGAAGGCCAGGACCCTCACCGTCGAGGGCCCGGCGGCGACGACCCGGATGATCTGCACGCCTCCGCAGATGACCCTGGAGACGCGGCTGTACGAGCTCCTCGACGGCCCGCTGACCTATCGGCTGAACCACCGAACGCTGACCCTCACCGACGCCTCCGGCGAGGGCTTCACGGCGACCGCGACCGCCCGCTGA
- a CDS encoding phosphoribosylaminoimidazolesuccinocarboxamide synthase, translating to MSGFVEKPEPVQVPGLTHLHTGKVRDLYRNEAGDLVMVASDRMSAYDWVLPTEIPDKGRVLTQLSLWWFDKLVDLVPNHVLSTDLPAGAPADWAGRTLICKSLNMVPVECVARGYLTGSGLLEYDESRTVCGLALPEGLTDGSELPAPIFTPATKAAVGDHDENVSYEEVARQVGAETAALLRQTTLAVYSRARDIARDRGIILADTKFEFGFESTPEGGRLVIADEVLTPDSSRFWPASEWEPGRAQPSYDKQIVRNWLTSPASGWDRKSEQPPPALPPEVVEKTRAKYIEAYELLTGQAWS from the coding sequence GTGTCCGGATTCGTAGAAAAGCCCGAGCCCGTCCAGGTCCCGGGCCTGACCCATCTCCACACGGGCAAGGTCCGCGACCTGTACCGGAACGAGGCGGGTGACCTCGTCATGGTGGCGAGCGACCGCATGTCGGCCTATGACTGGGTGCTGCCCACCGAGATCCCCGACAAGGGCCGGGTGCTCACCCAGCTCTCCCTGTGGTGGTTCGACAAGCTCGTCGACCTGGTCCCGAACCACGTGCTCTCCACCGACCTGCCGGCCGGCGCCCCCGCCGACTGGGCGGGCCGCACGCTCATCTGCAAGTCGCTGAACATGGTCCCGGTCGAGTGCGTGGCCCGCGGCTACCTCACCGGTTCCGGTCTGCTGGAGTACGACGAGTCCCGCACGGTCTGCGGTCTCGCGCTGCCCGAGGGACTGACCGACGGCTCCGAGCTGCCCGCGCCGATCTTCACCCCGGCGACCAAGGCCGCCGTCGGCGACCACGACGAGAACGTGTCGTACGAGGAGGTCGCCCGCCAGGTCGGCGCCGAGACGGCCGCGCTGCTGCGCCAGACGACCCTCGCCGTCTACTCCCGGGCCCGGGACATCGCCCGCGACCGCGGGATCATCCTGGCCGACACGAAGTTCGAGTTCGGCTTCGAGAGCACCCCGGAGGGCGGCCGCCTGGTCATCGCCGACGAGGTCCTCACCCCGGACTCCTCGCGCTTCTGGCCGGCCTCCGAGTGGGAGCCGGGCCGCGCCCAGCCCTCGTACGACAAGCAGATCGTGCGGAACTGGCTGACCTCGCCGGCCTCCGGCTGGGACCGCAAGAGCGAGCAGCCGCCGCCGGCCCTGCCGCCGGAGGTCGTGGAGAAGACCCGCGCCAAGTACATCGAGGCGTACGAGCTCCTGACCGGCCAGGCCTGGTCCTAG
- the purF gene encoding amidophosphoribosyltransferase, giving the protein MPRGDGRLNHDLLPGEKGPQDACGVFGVWAPGEEVAKLTYFGLYALQHRGQESAGIAVSNGSQILVFKDMGLVSQVFDETSLGSLQGHIAVGHARYSTTGASVWENAQPTFRATAHGSIALGHNGNLVNTAQLAEMVADLPKKEGRATQVAATNDTDLVTALLAGQVAEDGTPLTIEQAAAKVLPDVRGAFSLVFMNEHTLYAARDPQGIRPLVLGRLERGWVVASESAALDICGATFVREVEPGELVAIDENGIRTSRFAEAKPKGCVFEYVYLARPDTDIAGRNVYLSRVEMGRRLAKEAPVEADLVIATPESGTPAAIGYAEASGIPFGAGLVKNAYVGRTFIQPSQTIRQLGIRLKLNPLKEVIKGKKLVVVDDSIVRGNTQRALVRMLREAGAAEVHIRISSPPVKWPCFFGIDFATRAELIANGMSVEEIGKSLGADSLSYISLEGMIEATTIQKPNLCRACFDGEYPMELPDPELLGKQLLETELAAGPAATAASDALRRP; this is encoded by the coding sequence GTGCCACGCGGAGACGGTCGACTCAATCACGATCTGCTTCCCGGCGAGAAAGGCCCCCAGGACGCTTGCGGCGTCTTCGGTGTCTGGGCTCCGGGTGAAGAGGTCGCAAAGCTCACGTACTTCGGGCTCTACGCCCTCCAGCATCGGGGCCAGGAATCCGCGGGAATCGCGGTCAGCAATGGCTCCCAGATCCTCGTCTTCAAGGACATGGGACTCGTCTCCCAGGTCTTCGACGAGACTTCTCTCGGTTCCCTCCAGGGTCATATCGCGGTCGGTCACGCCCGCTACTCGACCACCGGGGCCTCCGTGTGGGAGAACGCGCAGCCGACGTTCCGGGCTACCGCCCACGGCTCGATCGCGCTCGGCCACAACGGCAACCTGGTGAACACGGCGCAGCTCGCCGAGATGGTCGCCGACCTGCCCAAGAAGGAAGGCCGCGCGACCCAGGTCGCCGCCACCAACGACACCGACCTGGTCACCGCGCTCCTCGCGGGCCAGGTGGCCGAGGACGGCACGCCGCTCACCATCGAGCAGGCGGCCGCGAAGGTCCTCCCCGACGTCCGGGGCGCCTTCTCCCTCGTCTTCATGAACGAGCACACGCTCTACGCGGCCCGTGACCCGCAGGGCATCCGCCCGCTGGTCCTCGGCCGGCTGGAGCGCGGCTGGGTGGTCGCCTCCGAGTCCGCCGCCCTCGACATCTGCGGCGCGACCTTCGTCCGCGAGGTCGAGCCGGGCGAGCTGGTCGCGATCGACGAGAACGGCATCCGTACCTCGCGATTCGCGGAAGCGAAGCCCAAGGGCTGTGTCTTCGAGTACGTGTACCTGGCCCGTCCCGACACCGACATCGCCGGGCGGAACGTGTACCTCTCCCGCGTGGAGATGGGCCGCCGCCTCGCGAAGGAGGCGCCGGTCGAGGCCGACCTGGTGATAGCGACGCCGGAGTCCGGCACCCCGGCCGCCATCGGCTACGCCGAGGCCTCGGGCATTCCCTTCGGCGCCGGCCTGGTGAAGAACGCCTACGTCGGGCGCACCTTCATCCAGCCCTCCCAGACCATCCGCCAGCTGGGCATCCGGCTGAAGCTGAACCCCCTCAAGGAAGTCATCAAGGGGAAGAAGCTCGTGGTCGTCGACGACTCGATCGTCCGCGGCAACACCCAGCGCGCCCTGGTCCGGATGCTCCGCGAGGCCGGTGCGGCCGAGGTCCACATCCGGATCTCCTCGCCGCCGGTCAAGTGGCCCTGCTTCTTCGGCATCGACTTCGCGACCCGCGCGGAGCTGATCGCCAACGGGATGTCGGTCGAGGAGATCGGCAAGTCGCTGGGCGCGGACTCGCTCTCGTACATCTCCCTGGAGGGGATGATCGAGGCGACCACGATCCAGAAGCCGAACCTCTGCCGTGCCTGCTTCGACGGCGAGTACCCGATGGAGCTGCCGGACCCCGAGCTGCTCGGCAAGCAGCTCCTGGAGACCGAGCTGGCCGCCGGGCCGGCCGCCACCGCGGCCTCCGACGCCCTCCGTCGCCCGTAA
- the purM gene encoding phosphoribosylformylglycinamidine cyclo-ligase produces MSQTTGASYASAGVDIEAGDRAVELMKEWVKKTQRPEVLGGLGGFAGLFDASALKRYERPLLASATDGVGTKVDIARQMGVYDTIGHDLVAMVMDDIVVCGAEPLFMTDYICVGKVHPERVAAIVKGIAEGCVLAGCALVGGETAEHPGLLGPDDFDVAGAGTGVVEYDRLLGADRIRTGDAVIAMASSGLHSNGYSLVRHVVFDRAGMTLDQRVEELGRTLGEELLEPTKIYSLDCLALTRTTDVHAFSHITGGGLAANLARVIPDGLHATVDRSTWTPGAIFDLVGKAGQVERLELEKTLNMGVGMMAVVPAESVDVALATLEDRGVEAWVAGEITERGAHTTGAELVGTYSN; encoded by the coding sequence ATGTCTCAGACCACCGGTGCCAGCTACGCGAGTGCGGGCGTCGACATCGAAGCGGGCGACCGCGCTGTCGAGCTCATGAAGGAGTGGGTGAAGAAGACGCAGCGCCCCGAGGTCCTCGGTGGCCTCGGCGGTTTCGCCGGCCTCTTCGACGCCTCCGCCCTCAAGCGCTACGAGCGTCCGCTGCTCGCCTCGGCGACCGACGGTGTCGGCACGAAGGTCGACATCGCCCGCCAGATGGGCGTGTACGACACGATCGGCCACGACCTGGTCGCGATGGTCATGGACGACATCGTCGTCTGCGGCGCCGAGCCGCTCTTCATGACCGACTACATCTGCGTGGGCAAGGTCCACCCGGAGCGGGTCGCCGCCATCGTCAAGGGCATCGCCGAGGGCTGTGTCCTGGCCGGCTGCGCCCTGGTCGGCGGCGAGACGGCGGAGCACCCGGGCCTCCTCGGCCCGGACGACTTCGACGTCGCCGGCGCGGGAACGGGTGTCGTGGAGTACGACCGGCTGCTCGGCGCGGACCGCATCCGCACGGGTGACGCGGTCATCGCCATGGCGTCCTCGGGCCTTCACTCCAACGGGTACTCGCTCGTCCGGCACGTGGTCTTCGACCGCGCCGGCATGACGCTCGACCAGCGGGTCGAGGAGCTCGGCCGGACGCTCGGCGAGGAGCTCCTGGAGCCCACGAAGATCTACTCGCTGGACTGCCTGGCCCTCACCCGGACCACGGACGTCCACGCCTTCAGCCACATCACGGGCGGCGGCCTCGCCGCCAACCTGGCGCGGGTGATCCCGGACGGGCTGCACGCCACGGTGGACCGCTCGACCTGGACGCCGGGCGCGATCTTCGACCTGGTCGGCAAGGCCGGTCAGGTGGAGCGCCTGGAGCTGGAGAAGACCCTCAACATGGGCGTCGGCATGATGGCCGTCGTGCCGGCCGAGTCCGTGGACGTGGCCCTGGCGACCCTGGAGGACCGCGGGGTCGAGGCCTGGGTCGCGGGCGAGATCACCGAGCGCGGGGCGCACACGACCGGCGCGGAGCTGGTCGGCACGTATTCGAATTAG
- a CDS encoding maleylpyruvate isomerase family mycothiol-dependent enzyme — MPPAKKRARSYDTAKTRAAVLAQFGHVREAVTALTPEQLDGPTRLGEWTVRDLAAHLTMVLASLSRKLAEPEPERRELALVDWPSATATEAGSIDEDTRAIDTGDLSALYAETLARYEEAIAAASDERLVPTRFGAMRLGDFLVTRTVELVVHTDDLNAATGADVPYDRQALAACTRLLADALAAKAPGGAVEVRIPPYAVVQCVEGPRHTRGTPPNVVETDPLTWIRLATGRTEWAVERDAAHVGASGERADLNDLLPLMG, encoded by the coding sequence ATGCCACCCGCCAAGAAGCGTGCCCGCAGTTACGACACCGCCAAGACCCGCGCCGCCGTGCTCGCCCAGTTCGGGCACGTCCGGGAGGCGGTGACCGCGCTCACGCCCGAGCAGCTGGACGGGCCGACCCGGCTGGGGGAGTGGACGGTACGGGACCTGGCGGCGCACCTGACGATGGTGCTCGCCTCCCTGTCCCGGAAGCTCGCCGAGCCCGAGCCGGAGCGGCGGGAACTCGCCCTGGTGGACTGGCCGTCGGCCACGGCGACGGAGGCGGGGAGCATCGACGAGGACACCCGGGCGATCGACACGGGCGACCTGTCGGCGCTGTACGCGGAGACCCTCGCGCGGTACGAGGAGGCGATCGCGGCCGCCTCCGACGAGCGGCTCGTCCCGACCCGCTTCGGAGCGATGCGGCTCGGAGACTTCCTCGTGACCCGCACCGTCGAACTCGTCGTCCACACCGACGACCTGAACGCGGCGACCGGCGCCGACGTCCCGTACGACCGTCAGGCGCTCGCCGCCTGCACCCGGCTGCTCGCCGACGCGCTCGCGGCGAAGGCGCCGGGCGGGGCGGTCGAGGTGCGGATCCCGCCGTACGCGGTGGTGCAGTGCGTGGAGGGCCCCCGGCACACCCGGGGCACCCCGCCGAACGTGGTGGAGACGGACCCGCTGACCTGGATCAGGCTCGCGACGGGCCGTACGGAGTGGGCGGTGGAACGGGACGCGGCCCATGTCGGCGCGAGCGGCGAGCGGGCGGATCTGAACGACCTCCTGCCCCTCATGGGCTAG
- a CDS encoding Glu/Leu/Phe/Val dehydrogenase dimerization domain-containing protein: MTDVTGVPGDVLNTLFHSEQGGHEQVVLCQDRATGLKAVIALHSTALGPALGGTRFYPYATEAEAIADALNLSRGMSYKNAMAGLDLGGGKAVIIGDPELIKTEELLLAYGRFVASLGGRYVTACDVGTYVADMDVVARTNQWTTGRSPENGGAGDSSVLTAFGVFQGMRAAAQTLWGDPTLRGRKVGVAGVGKVGHYLVEHLLEDGAEVVITDVREESVRRITDKHPQVAVVADTNALIRVEGLDVYAPCALGGALNEETVPFLTASIVCGAANNQLAHPGIEKDLEARGILYAPDYVVNAGGVIQVADELHGFDFDRCKAKATKIFDTTLEIFARAKADGIPPAAAADRIAEQRMAEARRG, from the coding sequence GTGACCGATGTGACCGGCGTTCCTGGCGACGTACTGAACACTCTGTTCCACTCGGAGCAGGGTGGCCACGAGCAGGTCGTCCTCTGTCAGGACCGCGCCACCGGCCTCAAGGCCGTCATCGCCCTCCACTCCACCGCCCTGGGCCCCGCCCTCGGCGGCACCCGCTTCTACCCGTACGCCACCGAGGCCGAGGCGATCGCCGACGCGCTCAACCTGTCGCGCGGCATGTCGTACAAGAACGCCATGGCCGGACTCGACCTGGGCGGCGGCAAGGCCGTCATCATCGGCGACCCGGAGCTGATCAAGACCGAGGAGCTCCTCCTCGCCTACGGCCGCTTCGTCGCCTCCCTCGGCGGCCGCTACGTCACGGCCTGCGACGTCGGCACCTACGTCGCCGACATGGACGTCGTCGCCCGCACCAACCAGTGGACCACCGGCCGCTCCCCCGAGAACGGCGGCGCCGGCGACTCCTCCGTCCTCACCGCCTTCGGCGTCTTCCAGGGCATGCGCGCCGCCGCGCAGACCCTCTGGGGCGACCCGACCCTGCGCGGCCGCAAGGTCGGCGTCGCCGGCGTCGGCAAGGTCGGCCACTACCTGGTCGAGCACCTCCTGGAGGACGGCGCCGAGGTCGTGATCACCGATGTGCGCGAGGAGTCGGTGCGCCGGATCACCGACAAGCACCCGCAGGTCGCCGTGGTCGCCGACACGAACGCGCTGATCCGCGTCGAGGGCCTCGACGTCTACGCGCCCTGCGCGCTGGGCGGTGCCCTGAACGAGGAGACCGTGCCGTTCCTGACCGCGAGCATCGTCTGCGGCGCGGCCAACAACCAGCTCGCCCACCCGGGCATCGAGAAGGACCTGGAGGCGCGCGGGATCCTCTACGCGCCCGACTACGTGGTCAACGCCGGCGGCGTGATCCAGGTCGCCGACGAGCTGCACGGCTTCGACTTCGACCGCTGCAAGGCGAAGGCGACGAAGATCTTCGACACCACCCTGGAGATCTTCGCACGTGCGAAGGCCGACGGCATTCCGCCGGCCGCCGCGGCCGACCGGATCGCCGAGCAGCGGATGGCGGAGGCCCGCCGCGGCTGA
- the purL gene encoding phosphoribosylformylglycinamidine synthase subunit PurL: MSLDTVKHASETPDSEQPWKELGLKEDEYARIREILGRRPTGAELAMYSVMWSEHCSYKSSKVHLKQFGEKTPENDAMLVGIGENAGVVDVGQGYAVTFKVESHNHPSYIEPYQGAATGVGGIVRDILAMGARPVAVVDPLRFGAADHPDTKRVLPGVVAGIGGYGNCLGLPNIGGEVVFDSCYQGNPLVNAGCIGVMKHEDIHLAKASGPGNKVILYGARTGGDGIGGVSVLASETFDDTKPTKRPAVQVGDPFQEKLLIECTLEIFKEKLVAGIQDLGGAGLSCATSELASAGSGGMRVDLDLVHLRDATLSPEEILMSESQERMCAIVEPEHVERFLEICEKWDVIATVIGEVTEGERLEIFWHGEQIVDVPPRSVAHEGPTYHRPFARPDWQDALQADDAGKLPRPQDGAELKDQVLKLVSSPNQASKSWITDQYDRFVQGNTVLAQPEDAGMVRIDEETNLGVAMATDGNGRYAKLDPYTGAQLALAEAYRNVAASGAKPLAISDCLNFGSPEDPAVMWQFAEATRGLADGCLQLGTPVTGGNVSLYNQTGEVAIHPTPVVAVLGVIDDVNRRTPIAFAEEGQLLYLLGDTKEEFGGSAWSEVVHQHLGGMPPAVDLDREKLLGEILISASRDGMIDAAHDLSDGGLVQAVVESCLRGGNGARLVVPEGLDAFTFLFSESAGRAVVAVPRSEELRFTDMCGARGLPATRIGVVDGDAVDVQGEFTLSLTELREAHEATIPGLLA, translated from the coding sequence ATGAGCCTCGACACCGTCAAGCACGCGAGCGAGACGCCGGACAGCGAGCAGCCCTGGAAGGAGCTCGGCCTCAAGGAGGACGAGTACGCGCGCATCCGCGAGATCCTCGGCCGCCGTCCCACCGGCGCCGAGCTCGCCATGTACTCCGTCATGTGGTCCGAGCACTGCTCCTACAAGAGCAGCAAGGTCCACCTGAAGCAGTTCGGCGAGAAGACCCCCGAGAACGACGCCATGCTCGTCGGCATCGGCGAGAACGCGGGCGTCGTCGACGTCGGCCAGGGGTACGCGGTCACCTTCAAGGTCGAGTCGCACAACCACCCCTCGTACATCGAGCCCTACCAGGGCGCGGCCACCGGCGTCGGCGGCATCGTCCGCGACATCCTCGCCATGGGCGCCCGCCCGGTCGCGGTCGTCGACCCGCTGCGCTTCGGCGCGGCCGACCACCCCGACACCAAGCGCGTGCTGCCCGGTGTCGTCGCCGGCATCGGCGGCTACGGCAACTGCCTGGGCCTGCCGAACATCGGCGGCGAGGTCGTCTTCGACTCCTGCTACCAGGGCAACCCGCTGGTCAACGCCGGCTGCATCGGCGTGATGAAGCACGAGGACATCCACCTCGCCAAGGCCTCGGGACCCGGCAACAAGGTCATCCTGTACGGCGCCCGCACGGGTGGCGACGGCATCGGCGGCGTCTCGGTCCTCGCGTCCGAGACCTTCGACGACACCAAGCCGACCAAGCGCCCCGCCGTCCAGGTCGGCGACCCGTTCCAGGAGAAGCTCCTCATCGAGTGCACCCTGGAGATCTTCAAGGAGAAGCTGGTCGCGGGCATCCAGGACCTCGGCGGCGCCGGGCTCTCCTGCGCCACCTCCGAGCTGGCCTCCGCCGGTTCCGGCGGCATGCGGGTCGACCTCGACCTGGTGCACCTGCGCGACGCGACGCTCTCGCCCGAGGAGATCCTCATGAGCGAGTCGCAGGAGCGCATGTGCGCGATCGTCGAGCCCGAGCACGTCGAGCGCTTCCTGGAGATCTGCGAGAAGTGGGACGTCATCGCCACCGTCATCGGTGAGGTGACCGAGGGCGAGCGCCTGGAGATCTTCTGGCACGGTGAGCAGATCGTCGACGTGCCGCCGCGCTCCGTCGCCCACGAGGGCCCGACCTACCACCGGCCGTTCGCGCGCCCGGACTGGCAGGACGCGCTCCAGGCCGACGACGCCGGCAAGCTGCCCCGGCCGCAGGACGGCGCCGAGCTGAAGGACCAGGTCCTCAAGCTCGTCTCCTCGCCGAACCAGGCCTCCAAGTCCTGGATCACGGACCAGTACGACCGGTTCGTGCAGGGCAACACGGTCCTGGCGCAGCCCGAGGACGCGGGCATGGTCCGCATCGACGAGGAGACCAACCTCGGCGTGGCCATGGCGACCGACGGCAACGGCCGGTACGCCAAGCTCGACCCGTACACGGGCGCGCAGCTCGCGCTGGCGGAGGCGTACCGCAACGTCGCCGCCTCCGGCGCCAAGCCGCTGGCGATCTCGGACTGCCTGAACTTCGGTTCGCCCGAGGACCCGGCCGTGATGTGGCAGTTCGCCGAGGCCACCCGTGGTCTCGCGGACGGCTGCCTGCAGCTGGGCACCCCGGTCACCGGCGGCAACGTGTCGCTGTACAACCAGACCGGTGAGGTCGCCATCCACCCGACGCCCGTCGTGGCCGTCCTCGGTGTGATCGACGACGTCAACCGCCGCACCCCGATCGCCTTCGCGGAAGAGGGCCAGCTCCTCTACCTGCTCGGCGACACCAAGGAGGAGTTCGGCGGTTCGGCCTGGTCCGAGGTGGTCCACCAGCACCTCGGCGGCATGCCGCCGGCCGTGGACCTCGACCGGGAGAAGCTGCTCGGCGAGATCCTGATCTCGGCCTCGCGCGACGGCATGATCGACGCGGCGCACGACCTGTCCGACGGCGGTCTCGTGCAGGCGGTCGTCGAGTCCTGCCTGCGCGGCGGGAACGGCGCGCGCCTGGTAGTCCCGGAGGGCCTGGACGCGTTCACGTTCCTCTTCAGCGAGTCGGCCGGCCGTGCGGTCGTCGCCGTCCCGCGCAGCGAGGAGCTCCGCTTCACCGACATGTGCGGTGCGCGGGGTCTGCCGGCGACCCGGATCGGTGTCGTCGACGGCGACGCGGTGGACGTCCAGGGCGAGTTCACGCTCTCCCTGACGGAGCTGCGCGAGGCGCACGAGGCGACGATCCCGGGCCTGCTGGCCTGA
- a CDS encoding nuclear transport factor 2 family protein, which translates to MTHHEHPHAALVRRGYEAFSNGDMETLGSMMTSDCTHHVPGESQISGHYKGRDNVLGGYYRMLGELSGDTMRVELKGVYVDGRGHAIATHRFFAERGDRGIEMDGGLFFTLVGDKISDIDECVADITETDSFWGTG; encoded by the coding sequence ATGACCCACCACGAACACCCCCACGCCGCACTGGTGCGCCGGGGCTACGAAGCTTTCAGCAACGGTGACATGGAGACGCTGGGCTCCATGATGACCAGCGACTGCACCCACCACGTGCCCGGCGAGAGCCAGATATCCGGGCACTACAAAGGGCGGGACAACGTCCTCGGCGGCTACTACCGGATGCTCGGCGAGCTGAGCGGCGACACCATGCGCGTCGAGCTCAAGGGCGTCTACGTGGACGGCCGCGGCCACGCCATCGCCACGCACCGGTTCTTCGCCGAGCGCGGCGACCGTGGCATCGAGATGGACGGCGGCCTCTTCTTCACCCTCGTCGGCGACAAGATCTCCGACATCGACGAGTGCGTCGCCGACATCACGGAGACGGACTCCTTCTGGGGCACCGGCTGA
- the purS gene encoding phosphoribosylformylglycinamidine synthase subunit PurS, whose protein sequence is MARVVVDVMLKPEILDPQGQAVQRALPRLGFAGIADVRQGKRFELEVEGPVDDAALARIHEMAETFLANTVIEDFVVKVES, encoded by the coding sequence GTGGCACGCGTCGTAGTCGACGTCATGCTCAAGCCGGAGATCCTCGACCCTCAGGGGCAGGCGGTGCAGCGTGCACTGCCCCGCCTGGGATTCGCCGGAATCGCCGACGTCCGTCAGGGGAAGCGCTTCGAGCTGGAGGTGGAGGGACCGGTCGACGACGCCGCCCTCGCCCGCATCCATGAGATGGCCGAAACCTTCCTTGCCAACACCGTGATCGAAGACTTCGTCGTGAAGGTGGAGTCGTGA